Part of the Plasmodium vinckei vinckei genome assembly, chromosome: PVVCY_13 genome, AATGTTTGGTTACATATCGGTATACAATATGCgtatataaatgtaattGTATTTATGCATAACGGCAATTCTTcacaatatataatagtattTTAAGTGTGAACTTGTAAACTCTTTCaaactatttatttaaCTTTTTGTTATAAACATACCTTAGTTTTTTCCATTCGTGCTCATACAGTATGATGGGCGtcctaaaaataaataaaagcaaatgaaataaaaagcaAAAATGGGCATGGTTGTCCAATACATAAATAGCATCTTATACAATATAGTGAAATAAACacattatataaacatgCACATGTATAGTTTGTAATCCTAACCATCCTAAAAACTTCAAGTTCCTAAGTTTATAATTCAAATGATGTTTGTGAAATTTATTGAGATTttccttcatttttttattcacaGATATGTTATGAACAAACTCGATATAAGTGTTTTTAAAACCAGATAAAGCATAAATTGAATATATGCTCGTATGTGTAGGTGTAATTTTATAcctttaaagaaaaaatgaaatgagtaaaaaaaatgaaactaTGTGtatgaaaacaaaattgtgtgttatttttatatggtGAAAATATTCCATAATCatgtacatattttgtGATAAATAGTTAcccattttcttttataaaaaattgtgcttgcttaataaaaatggtatCCCTAATTGGTTTGCCTGAAATGtggttattatataataatattttattggcttataaattaatttaattaaaaaagcttgtttaatttgtttaaacTCACCCTCCATTTTTAGGTTTTTaacaaaatcaaaaaaGTTCGAGTTgggtaaataaaaagtattaAAAAGGTAGTTGTCTGAACGGATAAGTATATCTATAAACTTAAgtctatataaattaattgaaGAGATAGATATGTTAGGAGTAATTATAtcacttttttctttttctttcatatatagctgatgtatattatttatattgtcaTATGAAATACGAGCATCCAAATTATTAGTAGCATTTTCTTCACTCAAATCGAAATTATTATCTATTATAacattatcattatattgatatttattataagtaGGATATTCTGTTtgcttattattttgcaaAATTTcttgttttaataaatatatcaattggtttgtatttttataattatgatagtttgatataaataaattataaatgatttttataagcatatgcatatctttattattatttttatcataattgTCTCGAAATAAatctaataaaatatgtatatccGTAATTTCATAATTAAGACGCGAACAAGCTTTTATAATTGTAGTTAGTGTATTACAAATAGTGCTATTATTGAGACTTCCATTTGAAAATTTGTTAACAATTTCATCTATACACCTagaaaacattttttgatttgtccattttttatttttaaaagatgATATGAACTTAATACATTCAACTAATTCCtctaatgaatataaagaaattaaattaCTAAGTTcagaataaatatagttgtaaattatattatcataatctatatttaaataataaatatatttaaataataataacaaatcATTTTTACTATCTATTTCGTCTTTTCTTATATTATCCTGATCGTTTGatgttaaattattataatttttaatgaacgaaatatatgataaaactAAATCTTTTGCATGATCTTTTTGAATTAGTATTCTTcttgataatattatactatatgtaaataactttttaaaatcttctttttcataattatttaatatatcattatttaataatttattaatactttcttttatttcatttttataatttttataactttttatagatatatCTTTTTCTGATTTATATGTCTCAATACattcaataaaattatgagACACCTTTTCGAATTTTCCtaattccatttttaagCTCGTAAAGGATCGTCTTACGCATTTTCGAAAGAAactattcattatttttaaatctttATTTTCTCGAATTTGGGCATAtacacatacatatataagaaaaCTGTAAAGTAGCTTCTATGTTTTATTGAACCTATGGAACGATGTGTATACATCTATGCCGAAACACAAGTAACCACTTGAGTAATACAAATTCGATAAACACCTCAAGATGTTTACTTTGATTCTTTTGGGAAATGTTTTTCACTAGtctatgcatatatatagacaTTCGCTCTCTATTTTACCATTACAAAAGTAGAAAGCCAATCAAAAATAAGCCCATGGCTAAAtaacaaacaaaatatatttttatttaaaaaaaaatatatataataaattaataataaccATTAATTTCCAATCCGTAAAAGATCCTTAGATGACTTTTGTGGCAactaaaacaaaaataaaatgtgtaCATTTTTGTAGATCGGTTTCAAATGTAAAAATcgcaaataaaataaaataataataaatctagaaatagaaaaaatgagaaaaattaattaaacattttgagaaaaaaaaaacgaaaaaaatatgatcgGAAATtaagtatttttaaaactaatttatttttgtgaatcgtatattttttcacatatatgaaatatcttaggaattaaaaaaatatataagatatattaatttgtgCATACGCTTACAAATCTATATCGAACAAAActattatgaatataagGATGTTTtgaagttaaaaaaaaaataataataatatgttaaaataatacatatatagcttatttaatattgaaagaacaaatatgtttatatgcATGTGCAGCATTTTATGAAGTTGAATAtccaaatatatttaaacatttttttgaaggattataaacaaattacaAATAAGTATGACATAAGtacttataaaaaacaaattaaataatattaatattgataataGATGCAAAAATCataaagaaattaaaaaaacaacaacttatttttaaaatataagtcATGTGTAccaaaaaaacgaaaacaAATTGAAATGCGCCTCTAATCATagtacatataaattatgaatttatatttccctttacatatatgcatCTAGTGGCACTACAATGATTCCAAGGGGGTTAAATATTCTTAacatgtttattttattcgtAGAGTGGAGAAAATATGTATCTACAAATATTACTTAACTTTGTTTAACTTTTAAgctaatttttcaaaatattatctGCTAAACACTAAATTCAAGATAGGATGAAATAAAGAAGCACATCTTtcttcataaaaaattatgatatacTTTTCaacacatttatttttttataatgttttatggatatatatttcgGTTTTGTCATACGGAAAAATTCGCCATCCACTTGAAAATAGACACCCGAAGCGTTTTCTTTAAAATCTATTTTCCATGGTCCTTTTCCCTGATGTACTCTATAAGCTCGACCTTTAAATGTAAATTCGAACGCCATATCCCAACCTTTACGATATGTAACAAATTCTAATGCACCATCTCCAATTTTTTGTTCGGAATACTTTAAATCAttagatttttttttatgttcaTCGTTACAATCTTTTGGTAATTTAAAACCTAGCTTACTTGtatatttccatatatCATTTCCAGCTGAATATGATGGTATATTAACACCTATAATGTTCATAGATTTCTTTAATAAAGGagcattttcttttttatttgttgtaAATACAATATCTTCAAAATTGTTCCCAGTTGTCATTTTGtcaattaataaattaataggggtatttcttataaatgatgattttttaaatccttcaaacaaatataccattttatttaatatcgcattattttttcgcTGTCTTTCAAAACCTCGCCCTATTCGGGAATCAATCCCAATACTAAAATAATTAGCCATAGCGAATTTTAGAGCTTTTacattttgattattttctattagtatttctttttttcttgtttttgaatttattttatcaaaatacCCATCCTCATTTAATATAACTTCAATATTCCAATAATCATGATATAGAACTTCGGATTTTAATACTTTATTAACTACTTTGCttaaaatagaaaatgtgT contains:
- a CDS encoding diacylglycerol kinase, putative produces the protein MKHLFLFTNPTSGGNQASIFTEFAANEIVYQHPENCHLHIYNLLYGEPGNHQGFLKLKSVIDNIKNESKHSVEDLESKYNDDDNDNNNLDNIINAIQNPKEQNDQVNSKNKNYPKKLSHNDIPVYVIIAGGDGTLNWVLKESEAHGIDTSVFAISIIPFGTGNDFANAFGWKNPMGILKPKDTFSILSKVVNKVLKSEVLYHDYWNIEVILNEDGYFDKINSKTRKKEILIENNQNVKALKFAMANYFSIGIDSRIGRGFERQRKNNAILNKMVYLFEGFKKSSFIRNTPINLLIDKMTTGNNFEDIVFTTNKKENAPLLKKSMNIIGVNIPSYSAGNDIWKYTSKLGFKLPKDCNDEHKKKSNDLKYSEQKIGDGALEFVTYRKGWDMAFEFTFKGRAYRVHQGKGPWKIDFKENASGVYFQVDGEFFRMTKPKYISIKHYKKINVLKSIS